A window of Cyclopterus lumpus isolate fCycLum1 chromosome 14, fCycLum1.pri, whole genome shotgun sequence contains these coding sequences:
- the LOC117742775 gene encoding uncharacterized protein LOC117742775, which yields MEVLSLGPKLKVLLSKTLKVLLSKKLKVLLSKKLKVLLKVLLSKTLKVLLKVLLSNKLKVLLKVLLSNRLTVLLKVLLSNKLKVLLKVLLSNKLKVLLKVLLSNKLNVLKVLLKVLLSNRLKVLLKVLLSNKLKVLLKVLLSNRLKVLLKVLLSNRLKVLLKVLLSNRLKVLLKVLLSNRLKVLLKVLLSNKLKVLLKVLLSNRLKVLLSNRLKVLLKVLLSNRLKVLLKVLLSNRLKVLLKVLLSNRLKVLLKVLLSNRLKVLLKVLLSNRLKVLLSNISIELVLFFFLSPPLLQWIFFKTRSGSVVDSSGSGLRILELGNNSISHFTQYKHIDFNLLIIILQKL from the exons ATGGAGGTTCTGTCTCTGGGCCCAAAG TTAAAGGTTCTGCTTTCTAAGACGTTAAAGGTTCTGCTTTCTAAGAAGTTAAAGGTTCTGCTTTCTAAGAAGTTAAAGGTTCTGCTAAAGGTTCTGCTTTCTAAGACGTTAAAGGTTCTGCTAAAGGTTCTGCTCTCTAACAAGTTAAAGGTTCTGCTAAAGGTTCTGCTTTCTAACAGGTTAACGGTTCTGCTAAAGGTTCTACTTTCTAACAAGTTAAAGGTTCTGCTAAAGGTTCTACTTTCTAACAAGTTAAAGGTTCTGC TAAAGGTTCTACTTTCTAACAAGTTAAATGTGCTAAAGGTTCTGCTAAAGGTTCTGCTTTCTAACAGGTTAAAGGTTCTGCTAAAGGTTCTGCTCTCTAACAAGTTAAAGGTTCTGCTAAAGGTTCTGCTTTCTAACAGGTTAAAGGTTCTGCTAAAGGTTCTACTTTCTAACAGGTTAAAGGTTCTGCTAAAGGTTCTACTTTCTAACAGGTTAAAGGTTCTGCTAAAGGTTCTACTTTCTAACAGGTTAAAGGTTCTGCTAAAGGTTCTACTTTCTAACAAGTTAAAGGTTCTGCTAAAGGTTCTGCTTTCTAACAGGTTAAAGGTTCTGCTTTCTAACAGGTTAAAGGTTCTGCTAAAGGTTCTACTTTCTAACAGGTTAAAGGTTCTGCTAAAGGTTCTACTTTCTAACAGGTTAAAGGTTCTGCTAAAGGTTCTACTTTCTAACAGGTTAAAGGTTCTGCTAAAGGTTCTACTTTCTAACAGGTTAAAGGTTCTGCTAAAGGTTCTACTTTCTAACAGGTTAAAGGTTCTGCTCTCTAACATTTCTATTgaacttgttctttttttctttctttcaccaccGTTACTacaatggattttttttaagaCCCGATCCGGTTCTGTTGTTGACTCTTCTGGATCTGGTCTAAGAATCCTAGAGCTGGGCAATAATTCAATATCACATTTCACTcaatataaacatattgattTCAACTTATTGATTATCATTCTCCAGAAACTGTGA
- the im:7136398 gene encoding schwannomin-interacting protein 1 produces the protein MHWEDLSLRIAELEKQEQERRERSKSGAGVRTEGSQRGGWRDVWGGDEDDCSRCRVAVVTSRLHNHRNLQLCFINDSDSEDEEEGSTKKVTAAAAGLKQEVANALRTLRDELLAEQKEAEHLTSSSCVAERKHLDRRELQERSAQQLSSLGTSFQQEVHALSSELVAHLVVRDQLRTKQDAMLLDVQDLT, from the exons atgcactgggagGACCTGAGCCTCCGGATAGCTGAGCTGGAGAAAcaagagcaggagaggagggaaaggtcaaag AGCGGGGCGGGGGTGAGGACGGAGGGCAGTCAgcggggggggtggagagacgTCTGGGGGGGAGACGAGGACGACTGCAGCAGGTGTCGAGTCGCCGTCGTCACTTCACG ATTGCACAACCATAGAAACCTGCAGCTGTGCTTCATAAACGACAGCGACagtgaagacgaggaggaaggaagCACCAAGAAG GTAacggccgccgccgccgggctgaaacaggaagtggcgaATGCTCTGAGGACGCTGAGAGACGAGCTGCTGGCTGAGCAGAAGGAGGCGGAg catcTGACTAGCAGCAGCTGTGTTGCCGAGCGGAAACATCTGGACCGTCGGGAGCTGCAGGAGCGTTCAGCTCAGCAGCTCAGCAGCTTGGGAACATCATTCCAACAGGAAgtacacg CTCTGAGCTCTGAGCTCGTGGCCCACCTGGTGGTCCGAGACCAGCTGAGGACGAAGCAGGACGCCATGCTGCTGGACGTCCAGGACCTGACCTGA
- the c14h17orf49 gene encoding chromatin complexes subunit BAP18, which yields MTSASAKVGEIFSAAGAAFTKLGELTMQLHPVSDSSPAGAKWTETEIEMLRLAVRRFGDDLNNISTVIKERTVAQIKSTVKRKLYEDSRVPISSETPKKTVKKTSVALAPAMPTGMQNNPSLAPPIKKQKTADVTLSALNDSDVNSDLVDIEGLGDGSSNKKLNFDQESLNLDSSLIMNSSDLPLLSR from the exons ATGACGTCAGCCTCCGCCAAG GTCGGGGAAATCTTCTCAGCAGCAGGAGCCGCTTTCACCAAGTTAGGAGAGCTGACGATGCAGCTGCACCCGGTGTCTGACTCCAGCCCTGcagg GGCCAAGTGGACGGAGACGGAGATCGAGATGCTGCGTCTGGCGGTCCGTCGGTTTGGAGACGACCTGAACAACATCAGCACTGTGATCAAAGAGCGGACTGT AGCTCAGATAAAGAGCACCGTGAAGAGGAAGTTGTACGAGGACAGCCGAGTCCCCATTTCCTCTGAGACGCCGAAGAAGACCGTCAAGAAAACCTCCGTGGCTCTGGCGCCCGCCATGCCGACGGGCATGCAGAACAACCCCTCGCTGGCCCCTCCCATCAAGAAACAGAAGACGGCAG ACGTGACTCTCAGCGCTCTGAACGACTCTGACGTGAACAGCGACCTCGTGGACATCGAAGGACTCGGCGACGGCTCCTCAAACAAGAAACTCAACTTTGACCAAG AGAGCCTGAACCTGGACTCCAGCCTCATCATGAACTCCAGTGACCTCCCCCTCTTGTcccgctga
- the LOC117742429 gene encoding protein FAM122A, with protein sequence MERMEVDQCAAAAGGGGALRRSNSAPMITSVSDGMTVFSPVSSARYRRSSVSINPSCPSQLVPVSPFSLTGDRADHKKQEENMEMMLRGGLQRRSASSLVPVPPVSQWHNHTSVWFQSQDSGMTPNSSPSPTRRFRPAVSATLRWPALTPLKRKGGVESDGPPKKLFVAGVTDPAHRSSYTVSVSQSAADSPPAGGVSPQSSPLSLSPPPSFTPFTSHQHPGH encoded by the exons ATGGAGCGGATGGAGGTGGACCAGTGCGCAGCCGCAGCGGGCGGGGGCGGGGCGCTGCGCAGGTCGAACAGCGCCCCCATGATCACCAGCGTCAG tgacggGATGACGGTCTTCAGTCCGGTGTCCTCGGCTCGATACAGACGCAGCAGTGTGTCCATCAACCCCAGCTGCCCCTCACAG ctcgtccccgtctctcctttctctctgacCGGAGACAGAGCCGACCACAAGAAGCAG gaggagaacatggagatgATGCTCAGAGGAGGTCTGCAGAGACGaag tGCTTCCAGTCTGGTCCCAGTCCCCCCAGTCAGTCAGTGGCACAACCACACGTCAGTG tGGTTCCAGTCTCAGGACAGCGGCATGACCCCCAACTCCTCCCCGAGTCCCACCAGGAGGTTCAG ACCAGCAGTCAGTGCCACCCTGAGATGGCCGGCATTAACTCCACTCAAGAGGAAAG GAGGGGTGGAGTCTGACGGACCCCCGAAGAAGCTTTTTGTGGCCGGAGTAACAGATCCCGCCCACCGTAGCAGCTACACTGTCAG TGTCTCACAGTCGGCGGCGgactctcctcctgcaggaggcgtCAGCCCTCAGTCCagccctctgtctctctcccctcccccgtCCTTCACCCCATTCACCTCCCACCAGCACCCTGGACACTAG